A part of Coriobacteriia bacterium genomic DNA contains:
- a CDS encoding ribbon-helix-helix domain-containing protein produces the protein MAKPTVSIPDGMLEDVDRRAAQAGVSRSAFIQEAIARYGESLDMEREQDARSKRIGEAMKTMREIATHMPKDAPTAEEAIRAIRDAPPRWLRQEDE, from the coding sequence ATGGCCAAGCCCACCGTCTCCATCCCCGACGGCATGCTGGAAGACGTCGACCGCCGCGCCGCCCAGGCCGGCGTCAGCCGCTCGGCGTTCATCCAGGAAGCGATCGCGCGCTACGGCGAGTCGCTCGATATGGAGCGCGAGCAAGACGCACGCTCGAAGCGGATCGGCGAAGCGATGAAGACGATGCGGGAGATCGCCACGCACATGCCAAAGGATGCGCCGACCGCCGAGGAAGCCATCCGCGCCATCCGAGACGCTCCGCCTCGATGGCTGCGACAGGAAGACGAGTGA
- a CDS encoding nucleotidyltransferase domain-containing protein — MTTDIDILEALFGGPGRTAVLRLLAAQTSDLTGRQIAELAGLSQPGAAGALNHLAGLGVVQRRRAGRAILHQLDRENLLVQSIVLPALAAEAHLIEDLQSELRTAFGPLAESLVLFGSVARGESAPGSDIDVLVVTADNDDATRAMQVADREGPRFFRRYGMPLSVIVTARDRLPAEPGAFLARARDEGILVSGIGLSTLMPHGSAE; from the coding sequence ATGACAACCGACATCGACATTCTCGAGGCGCTCTTCGGCGGTCCGGGGCGGACGGCCGTGCTGCGACTGCTCGCCGCTCAGACATCGGATCTCACCGGGAGGCAGATTGCCGAGCTTGCTGGTCTGAGCCAGCCAGGTGCCGCAGGTGCGCTCAACCATCTTGCGGGTCTGGGCGTGGTCCAGCGGCGCCGCGCCGGGCGCGCGATCCTTCATCAGCTGGACCGGGAGAACCTGCTCGTGCAATCGATCGTCTTGCCTGCACTGGCCGCCGAAGCCCACCTGATTGAGGACCTGCAGTCCGAGCTCCGCACGGCGTTTGGCCCACTGGCCGAGAGCCTCGTGCTGTTCGGGAGTGTCGCGCGGGGGGAGTCCGCGCCCGGAAGTGACATCGACGTACTCGTGGTGACTGCCGACAACGACGATGCGACTCGGGCGATGCAGGTGGCGGACCGCGAAGGACCGAGGTTCTTCAGACGGTACGGGATGCCACTGTCGGTGATCGTGACCGCTCGCGATCGGCTTCCCGCCGAGCCGGGAGCGTTCTTGGCCCGGGCGCGCGACGAGGGAATCCTCGTCAGCGGGATCGGACTCTCGACACTGATGCCGCATGGTTCCGCAGAGTGA